One Plasmodium berghei ANKA genome assembly, chromosome: 13 genomic region harbors:
- a CDS encoding heme detoxification protein, putative — translation MKKKLYNLVLKRNYTRSGGLRKPQKVTNDPESINRKVYWCFEHKPVRRTVINLIFSHNELKNFSTLLKNTNASSSLIHELSLEGPYTGFLPSDEALNLLSTNSLNKLYKDDNKMSEFVLNHFTKGLWMYRDLYGSSYQPWLMYNEKREAPEKIPTLVNNDIIVKIEGEFKNCDHSIYLNEAKIIRPNMKCHNGIIHIIDKPIIF, via the exons atgaaaaaaaaattgtataatttaGTTCTTAAAAGAAATTACACGCGTAGTGGCGGTTTAAGAAAACCACAAAAAGTAACAAATGATCCAGAAAGTATTAATAGAAAGGTTTATTGGTGTTTTGAGCATAAACCTGTTAGGAGGACtgtaattaatttaatattttcccataatgaattaaaaaacttTTCAactcttttaaaaaatacaaatg ctaGCTCATCGCTAATTCACGAACTATCATTGGAAGGGCCTTATACGGGATTTCTTCCTTCGGATGAGGCCTTAAATTTATTGAGTACAAATagtttaaataaattatataaagatgataataaaatgtctgaatttgttttaaatcattttaCTAAAGGTCTGTGGATGTATAGAGATTTATATGGCTCATCCTATCAGCCA TGGCTCATGTACAATGAAAAAAGAGAGGCCCCAGAAAAAATACCAACTTTAGTAAACAACGAcataattgtaaaaatagaaggggaatttaaaaattgtgatcattctatatatttaaatgaagcaaaaattataagaCCCAATATGAAATGTCATAATGGCATAATTCATATCATAGATAAGccaataattttttag